The following coding sequences are from one Salvia hispanica cultivar TCC Black 2014 chromosome 3, UniMelb_Shisp_WGS_1.0, whole genome shotgun sequence window:
- the LOC125213494 gene encoding 26S proteasome non-ATPase regulatory subunit 13 homolog A: protein MAALQYLESLRNAHPELSEWYTTLSDLYQRKLWHQLTLKLEQFVTLAVFQAGDSLIQLYQNFITDFETKINLLKLAHFAVIVSRRYSEKDAAISYLEGVIEKLRTTSKVRIEEPILYINMQIGLFKLELGDQKECKKLLEEGKSTLDSMTDIDPSVYASYYWISSQYHKARQEFAEFYRSALLYLAYTSVETLSESFKLDLTFDLSLAALLGENIYNFGELLAHPIIKSLMGTKVEWLYYILEAFNSGDLVRYQELCRVHGAALSSQPALVQNEKKLLEKINILCLMEIIFSRPSEDRTIPLSIIAERTKLTVEDVEYLLMKSLSVHLIEGIIDQVEGTVYVSWVQPRVLGIPQIKSLRDRLDNWVDKVHTALLSVEAETPDLVAA, encoded by the exons ATGGCGGCTCTTCAGTATCTGGAATCCCTGCGTAATGCGCATCCGGAGCTCAGCGAGTGGTACACCACTCTTTCAGATCTGTACCAGAGGAAGCTCTGGCACCAGCTCACGCTCAAGCTCGAGCAATTTGTCACGCTCGCCGTCTTTCAG GCTGGGGATTCCCTAATCCAACTCTACCAAAACTTTATAACTGATTTTGAGACAAAGATCAATCTACTCAAGCTTGCCCATTTCGCTGTCATAGTTTCTCGGCGGTATTCAGAGAAAGATGCTGCCATATCATATCTTGAAGGAGTGATAGAGAAGCTCCGTACTACCAGTAAAGTACGGATAGAGGAGCCGATACTTTATATCAATATGCAGATTGGTTTATTTAAGCTCGAGCTGGGAGACCAAAAGGAATGCAAGAAACTTTTAGAAGAGGGAAAGAGTACTCTTGACAGCATGACTGACATTGATCCATCTGTGTATGCTAGCTACTATTGGATTTCATCACAATATCATAAAGCCCGTCAAGAATTTGCTGAGTTCTACAGAAGTGCTCTTCTATATTTAGCTTACACTTCAGTTGAGACTTTGTCAGAATCATTTAAGCTG gatttgacatttgACTTATCTCTGGCGGCCTTATTGGGGGAGAACATCTACAACTTCGGTGAACTTCTTGCTCATCCAATT ATTAAAAGTCTTATGGGAACTAAAGTTGAGTGGCTTTACTATATTCTCGAAGCATTTAACTCTGGTGATTTAGTGCGTTATCAAGAACTGTGTCGTGTACATGGAGCCGCTCTCAGCAGCCAACCAGCATTAGTCCAGAATGAGAAAAAGCTTCTTGAGAAGATCAACATTCTTTGCTTGATGGAGATCATATTCAG CCGACCATCAGAAGATAGGACTATTCCGCTAAGTATCATTGCTGAACGAACAAAACTTACTGTTGAAGATGTGGAGTATCTTCTCATGAAGAGCCTTTCT GTGCATCTGATTGAAGGAATCATTGACCAAGTAGAGGGAACAGTTTATGTCTCATGGGTGCAACCCAGAGTTTTAGGGATCCCTCAGATCAAGTCGTTGCGTGACCGGCTGGACAACTGGGTGGACAAAGTACACACTGCTTTGTTATCTGTTGAGGCTGAGACACCTGATCTTGTTGCAGCATGA
- the LOC125213495 gene encoding uncharacterized protein LOC125213495 encodes MVGIFSRFSGRGSHRRTQSSLDERGVLPCSTDAPTTAILSTATSAVPHGIEVAVEFKPVEHPSEPLDSDQPILCPQPEPSILNDGRIWKERASSGVSRRVETPVLEEQIDSEPETPRTKPQPPRRILPSMSAPEHNILKLLEECNASGISFNT; translated from the exons ATGGTGGGGATTTTCTCAAGATTTTCTGGCAGAGGTAGCCATCGCCGCACTCAAAGTTCTCTT GATGAAAGGGGAGTATTGCCTTGTAGCACAGATGCTCCAACCACTGCTATCTTGTCGACAGCTACGTCTGCTGTTCCCCATGGGATTGAAGTAGCAGTTGAGTTTAAGCCCGTTGAACATCCAAGTGAGCCTCTCGACAGTGACCAACCTATCCTCTGTCCACAACCCGAGCCTTCCATTCTTAAT GATGGAAGGATCTGGAAGGAAAGAGCATCGTCAGGTGTATCCCGAAGGGTGGAGACCCCGGTTTTGGAGGAACAGATCGACAGCGAACCCGAGACTCCAAGAACGAAGCCTCAGCCTCCTCGACGCATTCTGCCATCTATGAGTGCTCCCGAGCACAACATCCTCAAATTGCTGGAAGAGTGTAATGCATCTGGAATAAGCTTCAATACTTGA